GTCGACCTCAGCTCCACACTCGTCCACCGCGTGCTGGGCGTCACCAAGGTCAACGTCGGCACCGGGGTCGATGAAGGCCAGATCACCCTCGACTCGCTCGACAAGGAGGCCGCCGCCCGGCTGCGGCGCGAACTGCTGCACGCAGCGCCGACCCCCACCGCTCCGTCGGCGGCTTCGACCCCGTCCGCAGAGGCTCCGACCGAGCCCGCCGCCGACGGCGAAGCCCCGGTCGCCCCGACCGCCGGCGCCCCCGAGGGCGAGGTCATCGCCAAGCTCGACTGGTCCTGGATCAAGTACGCCCCGCTCAACCTGAAGAACCTGGCGATCGCGCTCGGTGGTCTCGCGGCCCTCTTCGGCGCCCTCTCCGACGCCATCCCGTGGGAGAAGATCGGCCTCCGCATCCACGACGGGGAGATCAACGGGCGCCCGATCGACTCGATCCTCCACATGCTGCTGATCGCGATCCCCATCGCTCTGGTCGTCGCGGTGCTGGTGTGGGCGGTCGGCTCGTGCGTGGGCTACGCCGTGCGCTGGTGGGACCTGCAGCTCGTGCGTGAGCAGGGGCGCGAGGGCACGACGCTGCGACGCAGCTTCGGACTGACCAGCACCCGCGCAACGACCGTCGAGGAGGCCAAGGTGCGGGGCGCCACCTCCACGATCGGCCCGCTGATCGCGCTGGCGGGCGGTGCCGACCTCAACCTGCTCACCACCGGGCTCGACGACAACTCCCCCGCCGTGCTGCCGACGGCACCAGAGGCCGTGGTCTCCGCCGTCGGCAGGGACATCCTCCGCGAGGACGCCTTCTCGGCACCGCTGACCGGCCACGGTCCACGCCCACGACGGCGCTACTGGTTCCGCGCGGTGGTCGCCACCGCGGTCTGGACCGCCATCGCCATGGTGCCGACCGTGCTGATCGGCGTCTTCGGCGACACCTGGGTCTGGTGGATCCCGGTCGTCATGCTGGTGGTCTCGCTCGCCCTGACCTTCCTCGGTGCCGAGCTGCGCCACCGTCACCTGGGACACGCGCTCACCGAGCGCTACCTGGTGGTGCGCTCGGGCTCCTACACCGCCGCGCGCACGGCGCTGCAGACCGACGGCATCATCGGCTGGCGGGTCAAGCAGACGATCTTCGACCGTCGCATCGGCCTCGCCCAGCTCACCGCGATGACCGCCGCCGGCCACGAGTACGTCGCCGTGCCGGACGTGCCGCTCGAGACGGCCGTCGCGCTGGCGGCGGCCGCCACGCCGCGTACGGTCTCGGGGTTCGTCGCGGGCTGAACCTCAGCGCGAGAGGGCGCCGACCCGCCCGCCCGCGCCCGCGGCCCAGCAGCTGCCGTGCACGCAGTCGATGACGTGGAAGCGGGTCTGGGCGGCACCGAAGGGTGCCCAGGTGCGGCCGTTGTCGTGGGTGATGTCGCTGCCGTTGGGGCCGACGGCGATCGCGGTGCGGCCGCGGACCCAGGCGACGGCTTCACGGAATCCGCCCAGGTCAGAGGTGGAGTTGGTCCACGTGTGGCCGCCATCGGCGGAGTAGGCGGCGCGGTCGACGCCGTCGTCCTCGAGGCCGAAGTCGCCACCGACCGCGATCCCCTGGACCGGGTTGCGGAAGCCAAGCCCGAAGACGCCGCCGGCCTCGCCGGGCGCGATCGTGGAGTCGGCCGACGACCAGGTGCGGCCGCCGTCGTGGGTGGCGTAGACGTTGGCGGCGGTGCCTCCGCCGCCGAGCCAGGCGCTGCGGGCACCCGAGGTGACCAGGCACGACCCGCTGGCGGAGAAGGCGACCTCACCGGGCGCCTCCAGGCCGCGGGTGTCGGCGACGTGCCAGCTGTCGCCACCG
The sequence above is drawn from the Nocardioides albertanoniae genome and encodes:
- a CDS encoding PH domain-containing protein; the protein is MSGTEEPGLPEIPEAPGPSDPPGPPAPPDTEWQRLAGWTAVVSPISTLRQAIIPAAVGAFGAGQASVFIGLAVAVGIAVVAAVVGLIPWLTTTYRVTSSHLEVRRGLLNRTTLTARLDRVRSVDLSSTLVHRVLGVTKVNVGTGVDEGQITLDSLDKEAAARLRRELLHAAPTPTAPSAASTPSAEAPTEPAADGEAPVAPTAGAPEGEVIAKLDWSWIKYAPLNLKNLAIALGGLAALFGALSDAIPWEKIGLRIHDGEINGRPIDSILHMLLIAIPIALVVAVLVWAVGSCVGYAVRWWDLQLVREQGREGTTLRRSFGLTSTRATTVEEAKVRGATSTIGPLIALAGGADLNLLTTGLDDNSPAVLPTAPEAVVSAVGRDILREDAFSAPLTGHGPRPRRRYWFRAVVATAVWTAIAMVPTVLIGVFGDTWVWWIPVVMLVVSLALTFLGAELRHRHLGHALTERYLVVRSGSYTAARTALQTDGIIGWRVKQTIFDRRIGLAQLTAMTAAGHEYVAVPDVPLETAVALAAAATPRTVSGFVAG
- a CDS encoding WD40/YVTN/BNR-like repeat-containing protein — translated: MRIVVGAVAAAALTLTTLSFTPAAQAGAAYDWTPVDVDTEQGFRALDAVDATTAWVGGDGGGIFRTTDAGASWQDVSPPGSEELLFRDVEARSAEEAVVLSIGEGEASRIYKTDDGGATWTETFRSTEPAAFYNCVDFWPGGERGIAMSDPVDGEWRIIATDDGGDSWHVADTRGLEAPGEVAFSASGSCLVTSGARSAWLGGGGTAANVYATHDGGRTWSSADSTIAPGEAGGVFGLGFRNPVQGIAVGGDFGLEDDGVDRAAYSADGGHTWTNSTSDLGGFREAVAWVRGRTAIAVGPNGSDITHDNGRTWAPFGAAQTRFHVIDCVHGSCWAAGAGGRVGALSR